The following are from one region of the Bradyrhizobium septentrionale genome:
- a CDS encoding CoA-acylating methylmalonate-semialdehyde dehydrogenase produces the protein MRSIGHFIGGKEVKGTSGRTADVFEPMTGEVQAKVALASKAEVRAAVENAKAAQPEWAATNPQRRARVMMKFVELVQRDYDKLAELLAREHGKTVPDAKGDIQRGLEVAEFACGIPHLMKGEYTEGAGPGIDIYSMRQPLGVVAGITPFNFPAMIPMWKFAPAIACGNAFILKPSERDPGVPMKLAELMMEAGLPAGILNVVNGDKEAVDGILDDPDIKAVGFVGSTPIAQYIYERAAQTGKRCQCFGGAKNHAIIMPDADMDQTVDALIGAGYGSAGERCMAVSVAVPVGKTTADRLMEKLIPRVESLKIGTSVDPSADYGPLVTREAVEKVKSYIDIGIKEGATLAVDGRGFKMQGYEKGFYLGGSLFDNVTKDMRIYKEEIFGPVLSVVRAHDYQEALALPSEHDYGNGVAIFTRDGDTARDFAAKVNVGMVGVNVPIPVPIAYYTFGGWKKSGFGDLNQHGPDSVRFYTKTKTVTSRWPSGVKDGAEFSIPTMK, from the coding sequence ATGCGCTCGATCGGACATTTCATCGGTGGCAAGGAGGTCAAGGGCACATCGGGCCGCACGGCCGACGTCTTCGAGCCGATGACCGGCGAGGTCCAGGCCAAGGTGGCGCTGGCCTCCAAGGCGGAAGTCCGCGCCGCGGTCGAGAACGCCAAGGCAGCGCAGCCCGAGTGGGCCGCCACCAATCCGCAGCGCCGCGCGCGCGTCATGATGAAATTCGTCGAACTGGTGCAGCGCGACTACGACAAGCTCGCCGAGCTATTGGCACGCGAGCACGGCAAGACGGTTCCCGATGCCAAGGGTGACATCCAGCGCGGCCTCGAGGTCGCCGAGTTCGCTTGCGGCATCCCGCATCTGATGAAGGGCGAGTACACCGAAGGCGCCGGCCCCGGCATCGACATCTATTCGATGCGGCAGCCGCTCGGTGTCGTCGCAGGCATCACGCCGTTCAACTTCCCGGCGATGATCCCGATGTGGAAGTTTGCGCCGGCGATCGCCTGCGGCAATGCGTTCATCCTCAAGCCCTCCGAGCGCGATCCCGGCGTGCCGATGAAACTCGCCGAGCTGATGATGGAGGCGGGCCTGCCGGCCGGCATCCTCAACGTCGTCAACGGCGACAAGGAAGCGGTCGACGGCATCCTCGACGATCCCGACATCAAGGCGGTCGGCTTCGTCGGCTCGACCCCGATCGCGCAATACATCTACGAGCGCGCCGCGCAGACCGGCAAGCGTTGCCAGTGTTTTGGCGGCGCCAAGAACCACGCCATCATCATGCCCGACGCCGACATGGACCAGACCGTCGATGCGCTGATCGGCGCCGGCTACGGCTCGGCCGGCGAGCGCTGCATGGCGGTGTCGGTTGCCGTCCCGGTCGGCAAGACCACTGCCGACCGTCTGATGGAAAAGCTGATCCCGCGCGTCGAGTCGCTCAAGATCGGCACCTCGGTCGATCCGTCGGCCGATTACGGTCCGCTGGTGACCCGCGAGGCGGTCGAGAAGGTCAAGAGCTACATCGACATCGGCATCAAGGAAGGCGCGACGCTCGCCGTCGACGGCCGCGGCTTCAAGATGCAGGGCTACGAGAAGGGCTTCTATCTCGGCGGTTCGCTGTTCGACAACGTCACCAAGGACATGCGGATCTACAAGGAGGAGATCTTTGGGCCGGTGCTCTCGGTGGTGCGCGCGCACGACTATCAGGAGGCGCTGGCGCTGCCGTCGGAGCATGACTACGGCAACGGCGTTGCGATCTTCACCCGCGACGGCGACACCGCGCGCGACTTCGCGGCCAAGGTCAATGTCGGCATGGTCGGCGTCAACGTGCCGATCCCGGTGCCGATCGCCTACTACACCTTCGGCGGCTGGAAGAAGTCGGGCTTCGGCGATCTCAACCAGCACGGTCCGGACTCGGTCCGCTTCTACACCAAGACCAAGACGGTGACCTCGCGCTGGCCGTCCGGCGTCAAGGATGGTGCGGAGTTCTCGATCCCGACGATGAAGTAG
- a CDS encoding LysR family transcriptional regulator, with protein MQDQGGDAIDWDDFRFVLAIVRGGSVSAAAKQLGVDHATVIRRVDRLERHLSAKLFDRRKTGYLLTEAGQRVADSAEAMESTIVANQEAVGGSRAHLTGTVRIGAPDGFGSHFLASRLVKFTERYPDLDLQLVATARLFSLSKREADIAISLTMPKEGRIVGRKLLDYTLGLYAAPTYLAQAPRIAARADLPQHRFVGYIEELLFTPELDYLPQVSPKISAKFRSANLIAQLNATIAGFGIAVLPHFMATAHPELAPVLPDEVRISRTFWLLMHADSKDLARIRAVADYIYETVETERALFSGPFRRADA; from the coding sequence ATGCAGGATCAAGGCGGCGACGCGATCGACTGGGACGACTTCCGCTTCGTGCTGGCGATCGTGCGCGGCGGGTCGGTTTCGGCTGCCGCCAAGCAGCTCGGCGTCGATCATGCCACAGTGATCCGGCGTGTCGACCGGCTGGAGCGCCACCTCTCCGCAAAACTGTTTGATCGCCGCAAGACCGGCTATCTGCTGACAGAGGCCGGCCAGCGCGTCGCCGACAGCGCCGAGGCGATGGAATCGACCATCGTCGCCAACCAGGAGGCGGTCGGCGGCTCGCGCGCGCATCTCACCGGCACGGTGCGGATCGGCGCGCCCGACGGCTTCGGCAGCCACTTCCTGGCCTCACGGCTGGTCAAGTTCACCGAGCGGTATCCCGACCTCGATCTGCAGCTCGTTGCCACCGCGCGGCTGTTCTCGCTCTCCAAGCGCGAGGCCGACATCGCGATCAGCCTGACCATGCCGAAGGAAGGCCGCATCGTCGGCCGCAAACTCTTGGACTACACGCTCGGGCTTTATGCCGCACCTACCTATCTCGCGCAGGCGCCAAGGATTGCCGCGCGCGCCGACCTGCCGCAGCACCGCTTCGTCGGCTACATCGAGGAGCTGTTGTTCACGCCGGAGCTGGACTATCTGCCGCAGGTCTCGCCGAAAATCTCGGCAAAATTCCGCAGCGCCAATCTGATCGCGCAGCTCAACGCCACCATCGCCGGCTTCGGCATCGCCGTGCTGCCGCACTTCATGGCGACCGCCCACCCCGAGTTGGCGCCGGTGCTGCCGGACGAGGTGCGGATCTCCCGCACCTTCTGGCTTCTGATGCACGCCGACAGCAAGGACCTCGCCCGCATCCGCGCGGTGGCGGATTACATCTACGAGACGGTGGAAACCGAGCGCGCGCTGTTCAGCGGGCCTTTCCGACGCGCTGACGCCTGA
- a CDS encoding isobutyryl-CoA dehydrogenase, whose product MQFALNEDQIAVRDMARAFAAEKIAPHALEWDEKKHFPVDVMREAAGLGIGGIYIKDDVGGSAMTRFDAALIFEALATGCPTTSAFISIHNMASWMIDAYGNDTQRHKWLPKLCTMELIASYCLTEPGAGSDAAALRTRAVRDGDHYVLNGQKQFISGAGSTDLLVAMVRTGGDGPGGVSTVVIDGKTPGVSFGANERKMGWNAQPTRAVVFENVRVPVANRLGEEGIGFKIAMAGLDGGRLNIAACSLGGAQSALDKALAYMKDRKAFGKRLDEFQALQFKIADMATELEAARTFLWRAAAALDRKDPDASMLCAMAKRFGTDVGFEVANQALQLHGGYGYLSEYGVEKIVRDLRVHQILEGTNEIMRLIVSRKLIEGAR is encoded by the coding sequence ATGCAGTTCGCTCTCAACGAGGACCAGATCGCGGTTCGCGACATGGCGCGGGCGTTTGCGGCGGAGAAGATCGCGCCGCACGCGCTCGAATGGGACGAGAAGAAGCACTTTCCTGTTGACGTGATGCGCGAGGCCGCCGGCCTCGGCATCGGCGGCATCTATATCAAGGACGATGTCGGCGGCTCGGCGATGACGCGGTTTGACGCCGCGCTGATCTTCGAGGCGCTTGCGACGGGTTGCCCGACCACGTCGGCCTTTATCTCGATCCACAACATGGCGTCCTGGATGATCGATGCCTATGGCAACGACACCCAGCGCCATAAGTGGCTGCCGAAGCTCTGCACCATGGAGCTGATCGCCAGCTACTGCCTGACCGAGCCGGGCGCCGGCTCCGACGCGGCCGCGTTGCGCACCCGTGCGGTGCGCGACGGCGATCATTACGTGCTCAACGGCCAGAAGCAGTTCATCTCCGGCGCCGGCTCGACCGACCTGCTGGTGGCGATGGTGCGGACCGGCGGCGATGGTCCGGGCGGCGTCTCGACTGTTGTCATCGACGGCAAGACGCCGGGCGTATCGTTCGGCGCCAACGAGCGCAAGATGGGCTGGAATGCGCAGCCGACCCGCGCTGTCGTGTTCGAGAACGTGCGCGTGCCGGTCGCGAACCGGCTCGGCGAGGAGGGCATCGGCTTCAAGATCGCGATGGCCGGCCTCGACGGCGGCCGGCTCAACATCGCGGCGTGCTCGCTCGGCGGTGCGCAGTCAGCACTCGACAAGGCGCTGGCCTACATGAAGGACCGCAAGGCGTTCGGCAAACGCCTCGACGAATTCCAGGCGCTGCAGTTCAAGATCGCCGACATGGCGACCGAATTGGAGGCCGCACGCACCTTCCTGTGGCGCGCCGCGGCGGCGCTCGACCGCAAGGACCCGGATGCCTCCATGCTCTGTGCAATGGCAAAACGGTTCGGCACCGATGTCGGCTTCGAGGTCGCCAACCAGGCGCTACAGTTGCATGGCGGCTACGGCTACCTCAGCGAATACGGCGTCGAGAAGATCGTGCGCGATCTGCGCGTGCACCAGATCCTCGAAGGCACCAATGAAATCATGCGGCTGATCGTGTCGCGCAAGCTGATCGAGGGCGCGCGATGA
- a CDS encoding acyl-CoA dehydrogenase family protein, which translates to MLMTAHTGVSDYLAAVQRLVPLIDEHRGSFDTERRIPDAVFIALAEAGLFRLYLPKVLGGPELSPFDFMSVVEAACALDGSVGWLVGNGAGMSRIGGYLPETVVRDWFADPHTFIASATGAVGVAERVAGGYRVSGRWPFGSGAHHATRFMGLANVKAADGESEPPLCCYFAKCDVTIHDNWFVSGLRATGSCDFEVRDVFVSADHTHPLVDFKPTQPGLIYRLPGLSAFASTISAVPLGIARGAIDAFIALAGRKARLGSTLLLRESELVQAMVGRAETALHAARALLVDAMAELMMATDVGGDRLLQARAAFRAACSNATECALQIVDSIAANAGTAAIFESGKLERAVRDVQAAAKHVAVSPNNYTIVGRLALGLEPGTTRV; encoded by the coding sequence ATGCTGATGACGGCTCACACCGGTGTGTCGGATTATCTGGCAGCCGTGCAACGGCTCGTGCCTCTCATCGACGAGCATCGAGGAAGCTTCGATACGGAGCGCCGGATTCCCGACGCGGTGTTCATCGCGCTGGCCGAGGCCGGACTATTCCGCCTTTATCTGCCGAAGGTGCTGGGCGGGCCCGAGCTGTCGCCGTTCGATTTCATGAGCGTCGTCGAAGCCGCTTGCGCGCTTGACGGTTCGGTCGGCTGGCTGGTTGGCAATGGCGCGGGAATGAGCCGGATCGGAGGGTATCTGCCGGAAACAGTGGTTCGCGACTGGTTCGCCGACCCTCACACGTTCATTGCCAGCGCGACCGGAGCCGTCGGCGTGGCGGAACGTGTGGCCGGAGGCTATCGCGTCAGCGGGCGGTGGCCGTTCGGCAGCGGCGCCCATCACGCCACAAGGTTCATGGGACTGGCCAACGTCAAGGCCGCCGACGGTGAGAGCGAACCGCCATTGTGCTGCTATTTCGCGAAGTGCGATGTCACCATTCACGACAACTGGTTCGTTTCCGGTCTGCGCGCCACCGGCAGCTGCGATTTTGAAGTCCGCGACGTCTTTGTCTCCGCCGACCACACGCATCCGTTGGTCGACTTCAAGCCGACGCAGCCGGGTTTGATCTACCGCTTGCCCGGCCTGTCGGCGTTTGCATCGACCATCTCGGCCGTTCCACTCGGGATCGCGCGGGGGGCGATCGACGCATTTATTGCGCTTGCCGGCCGGAAGGCGCGACTAGGGAGCACTCTGTTGCTGCGCGAGAGTGAACTCGTTCAGGCGATGGTGGGGCGTGCGGAAACGGCACTGCACGCCGCGCGTGCCTTGCTGGTGGATGCAATGGCGGAGCTCATGATGGCAACCGATGTCGGCGGGGATCGTCTCTTGCAGGCGCGCGCCGCGTTTCGAGCGGCCTGCAGCAATGCAACCGAATGCGCGCTGCAGATTGTCGATAGCATCGCGGCCAACGCCGGCACCGCGGCCATCTTCGAGTCCGGAAAGTTGGAGCGTGCGGTTCGCGACGTCCAGGCGGCGGCCAAGCATGTGGCGGTAAGTCCGAACAACTACACCATCGTCGGGCGGCTTGCGCTGGGGCTCGAACCCGGCACCACGCGCGTCTGA
- a CDS encoding IS1380-like element ISBdi2 family transposase: MTDDTILPFSFPAVHAKKVTAAFDGGRLTSNGGVMLLAMAERRLGLADNLARVFPDRRDPTRVVHSLVDMFRARMFAICCGYEDADDLDHLRSDPAFKLACGRLPDTGRDLCSQPTLSRLENAPRLRDVIRLTYTLVDAWMDSYPREPASVTLDIDDTCDVVHGHQQLSLFNAHYDERCFLPIHVYDTEKSRPVAVVLRPGKTPGGVEVRAHLRRLIRHIRTRWHNTRITFRGDGHYARPEAMAWCETNGIDYIFGLSGTKPLARKLDEAADDIRTRRAIENLPVLRGYTETRHKAKSWDRERRTVARIEATMLGLDIRFVVTSLDVGSAEWIYDSLYCARGQAENLIKLHKTQLASDRTSCRSALANQVRLVLHTAAYWLMLTVRDAIPKARELATAEFATLRLRLLKLAARVVETTSRIRLAFAAACPEADLIRGLPGALLPLGP; the protein is encoded by the coding sequence ATGACCGACGATACGATTCTGCCCTTCTCGTTTCCAGCCGTTCACGCCAAGAAAGTCACAGCTGCCTTCGATGGCGGTCGGCTGACCTCGAACGGGGGCGTGATGCTTCTGGCGATGGCCGAGCGGCGTCTCGGCTTGGCCGACAATTTGGCCCGGGTGTTCCCGGATCGGCGCGATCCGACGCGGGTCGTGCACAGCCTTGTCGATATGTTCCGCGCGCGCATGTTCGCGATCTGCTGCGGCTACGAGGACGCCGACGACCTCGATCATCTGCGGTCCGATCCCGCATTCAAGCTGGCCTGCGGACGGCTGCCGGACACGGGTCGCGATCTGTGTTCCCAACCGACGCTGTCGCGGCTGGAGAATGCTCCGCGCCTGCGCGACGTGATCCGACTGACCTACACTTTGGTCGACGCATGGATGGATAGCTACCCGCGCGAGCCGGCATCCGTCACGCTCGACATCGATGATACCTGCGATGTCGTCCACGGCCATCAGCAGCTCTCGCTGTTCAACGCTCATTATGACGAACGCTGCTTCCTGCCGATCCACGTCTACGACACGGAGAAGAGCCGGCCCGTGGCGGTCGTGTTGCGGCCCGGCAAGACGCCGGGCGGCGTCGAGGTGCGTGCCCATCTGCGCCGCCTGATCCGGCATATCCGGACGCGGTGGCACAACACGCGAATTACGTTCCGTGGCGACGGGCACTATGCCCGGCCGGAGGCCATGGCGTGGTGCGAGACCAACGGCATCGACTACATCTTCGGTCTGTCCGGCACCAAGCCGCTCGCCAGAAAACTCGACGAGGCCGCCGACGACATCCGCACGCGACGCGCCATCGAGAACCTGCCGGTTCTGCGTGGCTATACCGAGACGCGCCACAAGGCCAAGTCCTGGGATCGCGAACGGCGTACCGTCGCCCGTATTGAGGCGACGATGCTCGGCCTCGACATCCGTTTCGTCGTCACCAGCCTCGATGTCGGCTCGGCCGAGTGGATCTACGACAGCCTGTATTGCGCGCGCGGCCAAGCCGAGAATCTGATCAAGCTGCATAAGACACAGCTCGCCTCCGATCGCACCAGCTGCCGTTCGGCGCTCGCCAATCAAGTCCGCCTCGTTCTCCACACCGCCGCTTATTGGCTGATGCTGACCGTGCGCGACGCGATTCCCAAAGCCCGGGAATTGGCCACAGCCGAGTTCGCGACGCTGCGTCTTCGTCTCTTGAAACTCGCTGCCCGTGTCGTCGAGACCACGAGCCGCATTCGCCTTGCGTTTGCCGCGGCATGTCCCGAAGCCGACCTGATCCGCGGCTTGCCAGGCGCGCTGCTGCCGCTCGGTCCTTGA